The stretch of DNA CGTCCAGCACCTCCGCCTCGCGGGCAGTCAGCAGTTCCAGCCGGGCCACCGCAGCACTTGCTCGTGAGGCTGATGCCCGCACCCGGGTCCGCTCGATCAAGCGTCTGGTGACGGTGGGCGCCAGCATCCCTTCCCNCGCAGCCACGGCCCGGATGGCATGGAAGAGCCGCTCCGGATCGGTGTCCTTGAGCAGGAAACCACCAGCGCCTGCCTCCAAAGCCGCAANAACATGCTCGTCCAGGTCAAAGGTGGTCAGCACCAGAACCTGTGGCGGCACGTCCAGTGCACGCAGTTGGGCCGTGGCCATGATCCCGTCACNCCCAGGCATTTGCACGTCCATGAGCACAACGTCGGNGCGTTGCATCTGCGCGCACCGCACCGCCTGCGGCCCGCTGGCGGCTTCGCCCACAACCTCCATGTCCGGGCGGGAGTTGATCATTTTCACCAGGGCCGCCCGCACCAGCGTCTCATCGTCAACAACGATCACGCGGATGCACGGTGTGGATCCGGAGCCGTTCTGCCAGACGGGGCCCAGTGCCGGAGATGACCCACTCAACAAATTCTTAGAAGCTGTCATGGTGCCGGGTTGCTCCCGGTTTGATCCGTGAGGGGATACGTGCCTGCAGCATAAATCCCGCTTCCGTAGGGCCGTGATCCAGGGTCCCGCCGAGGAGTTGGATTCTTTCATCCAACCCGATCAGGCCCANCCCGGCACCCAGTGCCGGTTCCCCGTCGCTGCCCGGGCCGTTGGAAATGGTGACGCGAAGCTCCTGAGGATCTATACCCTGGAACTCAAGGGTGAGAACTGCAGCAGCCTCGGGTGCGTGGCGGGCCACATTGGTGATCCCTTCCTGCACCACGCGGTACGCTGCCCGGCTCACGGCATCTGAAACGCTACCCGGCAGCGGATCCAGAGCCGGATCCAAAGAATACTCGATCCTCACCCCGGCGTGGCGCCATTCGTTGACCAAACCGGCAATCTCAGCAATTCCCGACGGCGCCGTGCGTGCTGGCGCGCTTTCCCGGCNCCCTTGGCTCGCCCCAACCGGCTGCCACGGTGAGGTGGCCGAGGTGCCGTCTTCATGCAGCACACCCAGGACATCACGCAGCTCACCGAGGGCGGCGTGGGCGGTTTCGCGGANTAACTTTGCCGCATGGGCTGTTTCAACATCGGGCGCACCCACCTGCAGGGCCGCGGCCTGGAGCGCCACCAGCGACATCCGGTGGGCTAGGGTGTCGTGCATTTCCCGGGCAATCCGAGTCCGTTCGGCAAGCCTGCTGCGTCCTGCCTCAGCGGCACGTTCGGATTCGGCCTGTTCGGCACGTTGTTTCAGCGAGGCCAGCCGGGATTCCATAAAACGGGCACGTTGGCCACGGTAAGCACCCCACCCGGCAATGGCGCCAAGGAGCACCGCACCCGCTAGGGCCGCACCCCAGCTAAGAGGTTCAATCCCCACCAGCGCTTCGGCGCCCAGGCTCAACGCAATGATGGCCACAATCCACCCCGAAAGCTGCCGGCGAANTACCAGGAACAGCGCCACAAAGAACGCTATGCCGCTGAACGTCAACGCGCCAAGGACGGCGGTAACTACGGCCACAGATTTAGGAAAGCGGTGCCGCCAGATCAGTGCCACGGCACCCAGCGGGGCCATAAACGGGGCAAATCCGTAGCGGGCCCAGTCAAGTCCGGCAGTTTCCGGCTCGGGAATCGCTCCTGCGTCGATGGACAACCCCAACGAGACGAAGGAGAGGACCACGTCCGCCGCGGCCACCACCAGGACGAGCAGGACGGTACGCCACGGGCTAGGCCGCGGCAAAGTTTTCATGTTCATGCTTCAAGCCTAAAATCCTGTCCGGTGCCACCGCATCCAACTAAAGTTGTCTTCTGGCTCACCTAGGCTGTTCCCGGCCAGCCCCACCCCTTGCAGGAGGGACGCTTGCCGCAGCAGCCACGTGCCGCCGTCTAGCATCCTAGAAGGGCACAACGGCGGTACGGGCACAACGGCGGTACGGACGCAACGCTTCTAGCGCCGGACCACCGGGTTGGAGAGGCGGCCAATACCCTCAATGTCAACATCGTAGCGATCCCCGGCTTGGAGGAGGTCCACACCGGCCGGGGTGCCCGTCATGATGACGTCACCCGGGAGCAGCGTGAAAGCGTGCGAGACAATCGAGACCAGTTCGCGGACGCTGCGCACCATCTGGTTGGTGTTGCCATCTTGGCGCAGTTCGCCGTTAAACCAGCCCTTGATGACCAGATCGTCCGGGTCAAGTTCGGTTTCAATCCACGGCCCCAACGGAGCGGAGGTGTCAAAGCCCTTAGCGCGGGCCCACTGGCCATCACCGGCCTGAACGTCCCGGGCGGTGAGGTCGTTACCGCAGGTGTAGCCAAAGATGACCTCGTCAACGCGCGATTCCGGGACGTCCTTGCAGATACGGCCAATAACAACACACAGCTCAGCCTCATAAGAGACTTCTTCGGAGAATTCCGGAAGCACAATAGGCTCGCCCGGGCCGATGACGGAGGTGTTGGGCTTCANAAACAGCAACGGGTTCTCCGGCACTTCGTTGCCCAGTTCCCGGGCGTGCTCAGCAAAGTTACGGCCCACACCAATGACCTTGCTGCGCGGGATGATCGGGGCTACTAAGCGCACGTCATCCAGCGGGTACTTGATGGTGGTTTNTTCTACGCCGTTGAAGAAAGGGTCGCCCTTGATGACAGTGACAATTTCACGCCCGGACTCCCCTTCCACAATGCCGTACATGGGATCATTATCAACAACAAAACGGGCTATACGCATGGGCTTTAGTGTAGCGGGAAAGTGCCAGTATCTTGGGGTTATCCATCGGCTCTCCCCTCAGCAACAGCATCTTTTCGCCTTACTTTCAGGAGCTCCTTGGTGCGCACCAGACGCAAGGCGGTCACCAAGAGCACTCNCCCAGCAACGTTGAACAGCACCGTATACCAGAACCAACTCAGCCACTGCAGATAGCCAAAGGGCGCCCCTGCCTGGATTGCTCCGAAGATTAATAACGAATCCAACACCGAATGGAACAGCGGTAGACCGGCCAGGAGAAACCCGCCGCCCACGGCTGCCACGATTTTAGCTGGCATGGAGTCCGTGCCGTGCTGCATCCGCGTCATGAGCGTAATGGTGCTCCCGCCGAGGATAGCTAAGGAAGCGGTCTGTACAGATAATGGTGCCAAGGCGTAATGTGCAGCAGATTCCACTACTGTTTCGCGCCACTCCGGGAATGCCTGCATCACGAGCCACATGATGACCCAGCNCCCAGCTAGGTTGGCAACCAGTGTGCCGCCCCACAACTTCATCAGCTGGCTTACCCGGGCTTCCTTCGCAGCTACGGCCGCCAGCGGAACCAGGAAACCTTCGGTGAATAATTCGCTCTTTGCCAAAAGCAACGCAATGAAACCAATACCAAAGGCCAGCCNCGCTAGGAGCTTGTTTCCGGTGGCATGTTCCACGGCCAGATAAGCCATCACGCCCAAGCCCACCTCGAGACCGCCGAATACCCCGGTGACCAGCACGGAGGGCCACGTCCTGTGAAGCCGCTGCGNCCCTTCATCTACGATCCGATCAAACGAGACTTCCAGATCATCTTCCACCGGAGCCTCATTGTCACCAAGCTCACGTCGGCGTTGCTCATCGTCCATTTCGCTCCTCCAGTAGCCAGCCCGTGTCCTGCAGATTCTGCACACGTAACGCGTGTCTTTGCATAATATGCCCCACCGAACTAAGGAACATGCCTTATGAAAACGAAGTTTGCCATGCGCTAAGCTCAGCGGCCAGTTGGACAAACCCCGGGTACTCTGACACGATCAATAGATGGATCCACTGGAAATGACGATTAAACCCATCCTGGCGATTCTTGCTGCCATCGCTGCCGCAGTCTTGCTGACGTTCATATTGAGGTTGGTTGCCAACCGTGCCTTCCGCAAAATTCCGGACTTCGCCCAACGCTCCGACCTTGCGAAGGCTCCTGTCTTTGTGGTCCTGCTCTGTGCCGGACTCCGTATCGCCATAGGCGCCACGGCGGCCAGCCAAACCTGGTCTAAGCCGGTGGACTTTGTGCTCATGGTGGGCTTCATTGCAGCCCTGTGTTGGTTGGTGTTGGCGGCCTTTGCTGTAGCCGAACGCTTGATCTTGCGACAGTTCACCGGCCGTGTCACCGACAGCCGGCGCCGGCGCCGGCTGACCACGCAGATTAGCCTAGGCCGGCGCATCCTCAGCGCCCTGGTGATTACACTCGCTGTGGCTGGCCTACTGTTGACCATTCCCGAAGTCAGGACTCTGGGCACCGGCATACTGGCCTCTGCCGGGCTGATCTCCATTGTTGCTGGCCTGGCCGTGCAAAGCTCGCTCTCCAACGTCTTCGCCGGAGTTCAGCTGGCCTTTACCGATGCCATTCGCATTGACGATGTGGTGGTGGTGGAAGGGCTCTGGGGCCAGATTGAGGAAATCACCATGACCTATGTGGTGGTGCGCGTGTGGGATGAACGGATGCTGATCCTNCCCTCCACCTACTTCACCAGTACACCGTTTGAGAACTGGACCAGAAACAGCCCCAAAATCAAAGGCAGTGTGGAGTTCGACGTCGACTGGTTGGCTCCCGTGGACAGCCTCCGCCAGCACTTTGAGCAGACCCTAGCAGGGACGCCACTGTGGGATGGGCGTACCGGCAAGCTGGAAGTGACCGACGCGGTCAACGGTATGATCCGGCTGCGGATCGTGGTCAGCGCAAACGACAGTGACGATTTGTGGGATTTGCGTTGCCTGGTGCGTGAATCCATGCTCACTCATGTCCAAAGCCTGCACACCTCATCCATCCCGCGCCAGCGCTGGAAGCAGGAGCCGCTGAACGGGCCCGGCACCCCGGACATGCACCACTGCCGGCAGGGGCGCCCACCACCGAATTTTCTCCGGTGCCAGCTAACGGCACATCCCGCTAGTAGCTGGTCCGCCCTAGGCCAAGCCGGTCAGCTCTAGGCCAGCCGGGTCAGCCAGCCATGCAGGTCTTCCACGGTGCCGGTCTGGATGCCCAGTAGCTGTTCGCGGATGGCTGCGGTGACCTCACCGATGCCGTGGGCGGGTGAGGCGATAGTGCCTTCGGCCGTCTTGAGTTCCCCAATGGNGGTGATGACAGCTGCCGTGCCGCAGGCGAACACCTCGGTGATGTCCCNCGCAGCAACGCCGGAACGCCATTCATCAATGGTGATCTTGCGTTCTTGCACCATCAAGCCGCGGTCCGCTGCCAGCTGCATGACGGAGGAGCGGGTGATCCCGTGCAGGATGTGGCCGTTGAGCGCAGGGGTGACCAGCGTGCCATCTTTGAACACGAAGAAAATGTTCATGCCGCCGAGTTCTTCAACAGCATTGTCATTGTGCGGATCCAAGAACAGCACCTGCTTGCAGCCATTGGCTTCGGCTTCCATCTGCGCGGCGAGCGAGGCAGCATAGTTGCCACCGCACTTGGCCTCACCGGTGCCGCCCTCACCAGCACGGGCAAAGGTTGTGGTGAGCCAGATGGAGACGGGCTTTAGTTCCCCGCCAAAGTAGTTCCCGGCCGGTGAAGCAATGACGCGGTAGGAGACCTCCCGGGCCGGGCGCACACCCAAGAATGCCTCGGTGGCGATCATGAACGGGCGCAGGTACAGGGCATCGCCGTCGCCGGAGGGTACCCAGTTCTGATCCACTGACACCAACTGGCGCAAAGACTCAAGGAACGTTGTGGGCGGCAGTTCCGGCAGTGCCAACCGGCGTGCCGAGGCGTTTAGCCGGGCAGCGTTGGCTTCGGCCCGGAAGGTCCAGATGGAGCCGTCGGCGTGGCGGTAGGCTTTCATGCCTTCGAAGATTTCCTGGCCGTAGTGCAGCACAGCGGCGGCCGGGTCCATCGCGATGGGGCCATACGGTTCAACACGTGCGTTGGACCAGCCGCCGTTGCCGTGCGCATCAACCTTGTAATCCACCACAGCTGTGTGATCCGTGAAGTAGTCGCCGAATCCGGNGTTCGCCAAAATCGCGTCGCGCTCGGCTGTGCTCTTCGGGTTCTGGTTGAGCTGCTGGGAAAAGTTCAGCTCACTGGCTGTCTCGGTCATGCTTCCTCCACAAGGTTATGCCCACCCGCGCCGACACCGGTGTGAGGGGATTTTAGTGCCGTTCTGCGCACCGTCAGTGGCGCGCAGAACCCTTCGGTTAGTGTGCACTCACTCTATAAGTTAAACGTACCCCTGCACAGCTCTGTTCTTGCGCTGAACTAGAGGCTGTTGCCCCAACAAGTACGACGGCGTTAGAGGGCCGCCGCGATTGCGTCACCAATGGCGCTGGTTGCCCGGGCAGATGCTGGATTGCGGGTTGCCACATCAGCCTTCACGGCTGCTTCAATCTTGGCTGCCGCAGCGTTGTAACCCAGATGGCGCAGCAGCAGGGCAGCTGAGAGGATAGCCGCGGTGGGGTCCGCTTNTTGCTGGCCGGCAATGTCCGGAGCCGAACCATGGACCGGTTCAAACATGGACGGCGCGGTACGGTCCATGTTGATGTTTCCGGAGGCGGCAAGGCCGATTCCGCCGGTGACCGCTGCTGCCAGGTCCGTGACAATGTCACCGAAGAGGTTATCGGTAACGATCACATCGAAGCGGGCCGGATCGGTGACCANAAAGATCATGGCTGCATCCACGTGCAGGTAGTCCACACTGACATCGGGGAATTCGGCAGCAACAGCTTCAACAGTGCGCTTCCACAGGTGACCGGCATACACCAGCACATTGTGCTTATGGACGTAGGTGAGCTTCTTGCGCGGGCGTTCGTTAGCGCGGCGGAAACCATCACGGACCAAACGCTCCACACCGAACGCGGTGTTCACTGACACTTCGGTGGCTACTTCATGCACAGTGCCTTTACGTAGCACACCGCCGTTACCCACATAGGGGCCTTCGGTTCCTTCGCGGACTACCACAAAGTCAATGGTGCCGGGGTTCGCCAAGGGCGAGGCCACGCCGTCGTACAAGAAAGAGGGGCGCAAGTTCACGTAATGGTCCAGGGCAAAGCGCAGCTTCAACAGCATCTCGCGCTCAATCAACCCTGAGGGGATGGAGGTGTCCCCGGNGGCTGCGCCAACAGCGCCGAAGAGAATGGCGTCATGGCGGCGCAGAGCCGCGATGGTTTCCTCAGGCAGGGTCTCCCCGGTGGCAAGCCAGTGCTCGGCACCGAGCTTGTAATCTGTCAGTGCCAGCTCAAGCCCCTCGGCGGAGGTGACCTTCTTCAAGACCTTCACAGCTTCGGCCGTCACCTCAGGGCCAATGCCGTCGCCAGCAATTACAGCAATGTCAATAACAGCAGTCCCACTCGATGCGCTCATGAATTCAGCCTAGCCAAACCATCCACATGATGGTCAAAGCATCTCACATAATGAGATTAGGGGTGAGGGAAGCATACCCCTCCAGCGCTGCCCGGCGGCTTTCTTGCAGATCAACAATGTGCTCCGGGTACTCAGGCGTCAGGAGCTCCGGGACCCACTTGGTGACATAGCGCCCGGTGGGATCAAACTTCTTGGCCTGGGTGAGCGGGTTGAAGATGCGAAAGTAGGGTGCAGCGTCAGCTCCGGAGCCCGCCACCCACTGCCAGTTGGCGGGGTTGGAAGCAGCGTCGGCATCCACCAGTGTGTCCCAAAACCACTGCTCC from Arthrobacter polaris encodes:
- a CDS encoding response regulator transcription factor, which produces MTASKNLLSGSSPALGPVWQNGSGSTPCIRVIVVDDETLVRAALVKMINSRPDMEVVGEAASGPQAVRCAQMQRXDVVLMDVQMPGXDGIMATAQLRALDVPPQVLVLTTFDLDEHVXAALEAGAGGFLLKDTDPERLFHAIRAVAAXEGMLAPTVTRRLIERTRVRASASRASAAVARLELLTAREAEVLDAIAQGMSNERIGHFLFLSEGTVKSHVSRILAKLELENRVQAALLFRDARP
- a CDS encoding sensor histidine kinase, producing MNMKTLPRPSPWRTVLLVLVVAAADVVLSFVSLGLSIDAGAIPEPETAGLDWARYGFAPFMAPLGAVALIWRHRFPKSVAVVTAVLGALTFSGIAFFVALFLVXRRQLSGWIVAIIALSLGAEALVGIEPLSWGAALAGAVLLGAIAGWGAYRGQRARFMESRLASLKQRAEQAESERAAEAGRSRLAERTRIAREMHDTLAHRMSLVALQAAALQVGAPDVETAHAAKLXRETAHAALGELRDVLGVLHEDGTSATSPWQPVGASQGXRESAPARTAPSGIAEIAGLVNEWRHAGVRIEYSLDPALDPLPGSVSDAVSRAAYRVVQEGITNVARHAPEAAAVLTLEFQGIDPQELRVTISNGPGSDGEPALGAGXGLIGLDERIQLLGGTLDHGPTEAGFMLQARIPSRIKPGATRHHDSF
- a CDS encoding fumarylacetoacetate hydrolase family protein; the encoded protein is MRIARFVVDNDPMYGIVEGESGREIVTVIKGDPFFNGVEXTTIKYPLDDVRLVAPIIPRSKVIGVGRNFAEHARELGNEVPENPLLFXKPNTSVIGPGEPIVLPEFSEEVSYEAELCVVIGRICKDVPESRVDEVIFGYTCGNDLTARDVQAGDGQWARAKGFDTSAPLGPWIETELDPDDLVIKGWFNGELRQDGNTNQMVRSVRELVSIVSHAFTLLPGDVIMTGTPAGVDLLQAGDRYDVDIEGIGRLSNPVVRR
- a CDS encoding formate/nitrite transporter family protein, which encodes MDDEQRRRELGDNEAPVEDDLEVSFDRIVDEGXQRLHRTWPSVLVTGVFGGLEVGLGVMAYLAVEHATGNKLLAXLAFGIGFIALLLAKSELFTEGFLVPLAAVAAKEARVSQLMKLWGGTLVANLAGXWVIMWLVMQAFPEWRETVVESAAHYALAPLSVQTASLAILGGSTITLMTRMQHGTDSMPAKIVAAVGGGFLLAGLPLFHSVLDSLLIFGAIQAGAPFGYLQWLSWFWYTVLFNVAGXVLLVTALRLVRTKELLKVRRKDAVAEGRADG
- a CDS encoding mechanosensitive ion channel family protein, with product MTIKPILAILAAIAAAVLLTFILRLVANRAFRKIPDFAQRSDLAKAPVFVVLLCAGLRIAIGATAASQTWSKPVDFVLMVGFIAALCWLVLAAFAVAERLILRQFTGRVTDSRRRRRLTTQISLGRRILSALVITLAVAGLLLTIPEVRTLGTGILASAGLISIVAGLAVQSSLSNVFAGVQLAFTDAIRIDDVVVVEGLWGQIEEITMTYVVVRVWDERMLILPSTYFTSTPFENWTRNSPKIKGSVEFDVDWLAPVDSLRQHFEQTLAGTPLWDGRTGKLEVTDAVNGMIRLRIVVSANDSDDLWDLRCLVRESMLTHVQSLHTSSIPRQRWKQEPLNGPGTPDMHHCRQGRPPPNFLRCQLTAHPASSWSALGQAGQL
- a CDS encoding branched-chain amino acid aminotransferase gives rise to the protein MTETASELNFSQQLNQNPKSTAERDAILANXGFGDYFTDHTAVVDYKVDAHGNGGWSNARVEPYGPIAMDPAAAVLHYGQEIFEGMKAYRHADGSIWTFRAEANAARLNASARRLALPELPPTTFLESLRQLVSVDQNWVPSGDGDALYLRPFMIATEAFLGVRPAREVSYRVIASPAGNYFGGELKPVSIWLTTTFARAGEGGTGEAKCGGNYAASLAAQMEAEANGCKQVLFLDPHNDNAVEELGGMNIFFVFKDGTLVTPALNGHILHGITRSSVMQLAADRGLMVQERKITIDEWRSGVAAXDITEVFACGTAAVITXIGELKTAEGTIASPAHGIGEVTAAIREQLLGIQTGTVEDLHGWLTRLA
- a CDS encoding 3-isopropylmalate dehydrogenase; protein product: MSASSGTAVIDIAVIAGDGIGPEVTAEAVKVLKKVTSAEGLELALTDYKLGAEHWLATGETLPEETIAALRRHDAILFGAVGAAXGDTSIPSGLIEREMLLKLRFALDHYVNLRPSFLYDGVASPLANPGTIDFVVVREGTEGPYVGNGGVLRKGTVHEVATEVSVNTAFGVERLVRDGFRRANERPRKKLTYVHKHNVLVYAGHLWKRTVEAVAAEFPDVSVDYLHVDAAMIFXVTDPARFDVIVTDNLFGDIVTDLAAAVTGGIGLAASGNINMDRTAPSMFEPVHGSAPDIAGQQXADPTAAILSAALLLRHLGYNAAAAKIEAAVKADVATRNPASARATSAIGDAIAAAL